One window of Pyrus communis chromosome 12, drPyrComm1.1, whole genome shotgun sequence genomic DNA carries:
- the LOC137711092 gene encoding kinetochore protein SPC25 homolog — protein sequence MDGKPEESVRTKMESLRMACESEIPIHQQDLDAFTASFRDSLASVRATAQETLQSQGKLGEAKAKLREAEDDLFKALAVKTRKEAKRMALMEAIEARKARIGVLKRTVQDQRAKRDEYAAILSQQSFESEENCIPDRKDEIKEAISWYNRVLGFYIEGGYGVKFTFKNISLKNPDQEFCFTVRHAYDTYTLLDCDPYLNETKEMIRELNRTNELFKFARDMRVKFQDAAAQGLPAVLPQDSSTVSGSAPVLSVSTERSESPAKIYDHQVQYGEENRHFKKPNHGKGSRAAILSPASALSIRRSPRLRVKK from the exons ATGGACGGCAAACCAGAGGAGTCCGTACGGACGAAGATGGAGTCGCTACGGATGGCCTGCGAGAGTGAGATTCCTATCCACCAGCAGGATTTGGATGCCTTCACGGCGTCGTTTCGGGATTCCCTGGCTTCCGTCCGCGCTACCGCACAAGAAACCCTCCAGTCCCAAG GTAAATTAGGAGAGGCTAAAGCTAAATTGAGGGAAGCTGAGGATGATTTGTTTAAAGCCCTAGCAG TGAAGACCCGTAAAGAGGCCAAGCGAATGGCATTGATGGAGGCCATTGAAGCTAGGAAAGCTAGAATTGGAGTACTTAAGAGAACAGTGCAAGATCAAAGGGCTAAGAGGGATGAATATGCTGCAATCCTTTCTCAGCAATCTTTCG AATCTGAAGAAAATTGTATCCCAGACAGAAAGGATGAAATAAAAGAGGCCATCTCGTGGTATAATAGGGTTCTTGGTTTCTACATTGAAGGCGGATAtg GTGTAAAATTCACATTCAAAAACATTAGTTTGAAGAATCCAGATCAGGAATTCTGTTTCACTGTTCGCCATGCATATGATACTTACACCT TGTTAGATTGTGATCCGTACTTGAACGAGACCAAAGAGATGATTCGCGAATTGAACAGAACCAATGAGTTATTTAAATTTGCCAGAGATATGAGAGTGAAGTTTCAAGATGCTGCAGCTCAAG GATTACCAGCTGTTCTTCCTCAAGATTCTTCCACAGTTTCTGGGTCTGCTCCAGTTTTGTCTGTCTCAACTGAGAGAAGTGAATCTCCGGCCAAGATTTATGACCACCAAGTTCAATACGGAGAAGAAAATAGACATTTCAAGAAACCAAACCATGGGAAGGGGAGTAGAGCAGCAATTCTATCTCCTGCCTCTGCATTATCTATTCGTCGGTCTCCTCGTTTAAGG GTCAAGAAATGA
- the LOC137710990 gene encoding FKBP12-interacting protein of 37 kDa has translation MATHDDDDFGGDSPSPRRGKKRSFGDDDLEFDPFGSKQGNSKVEETAPGGATAMILTLRESLQNCKDTLATCQTELEAAKSEIQKWHSSFQNEPCLASGTSPDPKLVINYLQSLKNSEESLKEQLEKAKKKEAAFIVTFAKREQEIAELKSAVRELKAQLKPPSMQARRLLLDPAIHEEFTRLKTLVEEKEKKVKELKEDIEALSFTAASKMGKQLMAKCRTLQEENEEIGNEASEGKMHELSMKLALQKSQNAELRSQFEGLHQHMEGLTNDVERSNEMVRITQEQLEEKDCEIKRLKQELEQKSLIGKEKADPASDAKKASDDDEMVPGEVDS, from the exons ATGGCTACCCATGAC GATGATGACTTCGGTGGCGATTCTCCCAGTCCCAGGCGTG GTAAAAAGAGAAGCTTTGGCGATGACGACTTAGAATTTGATCCTTTCGGCTCGAAACAG GGTAACTCGAAAGTTGAAGAAACTGCTCCTGGTGGTGCAACAGCGATGATTTTGACTCTTCGTGAGAG TCTTCAAAACTGTAAAGATACTCTTGCAACATGCCAA ACAGAACTTGAAGCTGCAAAATCTGAGATTCAAAAGTGGCATTCTTCATTTCAGAATGAACCCTGCTTAGCTTCTGGAACTTCTCCTG ATCCTAAACTGGTTATCAATTATCTTCAGTCCTTGAAAAACTCCGAGGAGTCATTGAAAGAACAG TTagagaaagcaaagaaaaaggaagctgCGTTCATTGTCACATTTGCAAAACGGGAGCAGGAGATAGCAGAGCTCAAG TCTGCAGTCCGGGAGCTTAAAGCTCAACTCAAGCCACCATCAATGCAG GCAAGAAGATTGCTACTCGATCCAGCAATTCATGAGGAGTTTACTCGTCTAAAG ACTTTGGTTgaggagaaggaaaaaaaggttAAGGAGTTGAAGGAAGATATCGAAGCTCTTTCATTTACTGCAGCAAGCAAGATGGGGAAGCAGTTAATGGCTAAATGTCGGACACTCCAAGAGGAAAATGAGGAGATTGGCAATGAAGCTTCTGAGGGAAAG ATGCATGAATTATCTATGAAACTTGCGTTGCAAAAATCCCAAAATGCAGAACTCAGAAGTCAATTTGAAG GGTTGCACCAACATATGGAGGGGCTCACAAATGATGTTGAAAGATCAAATGAAatg GTGCGTATCACGCAAGAGCAGCTAGAGGAGAAAGATTGtgaaatcaaacggttaaagcAGGAGCTGGAGCAGAAGAGCTTGATAGGGAAGGAGAAAGCAGATCCAGCTTCTGACGCTAAGAAAGCTAGCGACGATGATGAGATGGTACCTGGAGAAGTCGACAGCTGa
- the LOC137710944 gene encoding uncharacterized protein: MKTTEFMDKQIMELSRSHSEDFSQLSYPQQFDNDGKDDSDSDSVSSFQFRPARRVASQEPRITALESGSSMDYLNLAKPGSKYAVRACEDSPLISVIEGKMNQHFGSLLHAVEGLSARISQLETRLRRLENSVDDFKDSTEINHGKADGKLRRLENMLKEVDSGMQNLRDKQEIAEARLELAKLQMLKGQQQSENQASNVQKVSSPGVRSSAPQQSYQLHSAQAPTLQVPSLPTNDPGTLPHQNFPPAPTAQPTPQMYYSPQVQHSQPPPTAPYQLFPSAPHPSLTSQSRQLPQQHPPFNAADPQAQFSLVHNPGETSMPSQRYPPSFHNTSNAPGLALPPQQQQYAGSIQYTHDQTASNHYLEFPPGHVQPVQNSRFDDFRSHVGSSSHDSGSNMKHSQVTPASLDRSGASSFSKLPTAKVLPHAIPMAASVDKESSSSGTGNRIPIDNVIDKVVAMGFRRDMVRATVRKMTENGQSVDVNVVLDKLMNNGEQPQSGGFGR; this comes from the exons ATGAAGACGACGGAGTTCATGGATAAGCAGATCATGGAACTCTCTCGGTCCCACTCCGAGGATTTCTCTCAACTTTCGTACCCTCAACAATTCGATAACGACGGCAAGGACGACTCCGACTCCGACTCCGTTTCCAGCTTTCAGTTCCGCCCCGCACGACGTGTCGCCTCGCAGGAGCCGCGCATTACCGCTCTCGAG AGTGGCAGTTCTATGGACTACCTTAACCTTGCAAAACCTGGAAGCAAGTATGCTGTCAGGGCTTGTGAGGATTCGCCATTGATTTCGGTGATTGAGGGAAAGATGAACCAGCATTTTGGCAGTCTATTGCATGCGGTTGAGGGTCTCAGTGCACGAATTTCCCAGCTGGAGACTCGATTACGCCGGCTGGAGAATTCTGTTGACGACTTCAAGGATTCTACTGAAATCAACCATGGGAAGGCTGATGGGAAACTGAGGCGGCTAGAGAATATGCTAAAAGAG GTTGACAGTGGTATGCAGAATTTGAGAGATAAACAAGAGATAGCAGAGGCTCGGTTGGAGCTTGCAAAGCTTCAAATGTTAAAGGGTCAGCAGCAATCGGAAAACCAAGCGAGCAATGTACAAAAAGTTTCATCTCCAGGAGTACGATCATCCGCTCCTCAGCAAAGCTACCAACTGCATTCAGCTCAGGCCCCCACCCTCCAAGTTCCTTCTCTTCCTACTAATGATCCCGGAACTCTACCTCATCAGAATTTTCCTCCAGCACCTACAGCACAG CCCACACCTCAGATGTACTACAGCCCTCAAGTACAGCATTCGCAACCGCCACCCACTGCACCGTATCAACTTTTTCCATCAGCACCACATCCTTCACTAACCTCACAATCGCGGCAGCTGCCTCAACAGCACCCACCCTTCAATGCTGCTGATCCCCAAGCCCAGTTTTCGTTGGTTCATAATCCTGGAGAAACCTCCATGCCATCTCAAAGATATCCTCCAAGCTTCCACAACACCTCTAATGCACCTGGCTTGGCTCTCCCACCCCAACAACAGCAGTATGCGGGTTCCATTCAATATACGCATGATCAAACCGCAAGCAATCACTACCTGGAGTTCCCCCCTGGGCATGTGCAACCAGTTCAAAATTCACGTTTTGATGATTTTCGTTCCCACGTTGGATCTTCATCTCACGACAGCGGTTCAAACATGAAACATTCGCAAGTCACGCCAGCCTCTTTAGACCGTTCTGGTGCAAGCAGCTTTTCGAAACTGCCAACTGCCAAGGTATTGCCACACGCAATACCCATGGCTGCTAGTGTGGATAAGGAATCGAGTTCCAGTGGGACTGGAAACAGAATACCGATTGATAATGTCATTGATAAGGTTGTCGCGATGGGATTCCGGAGGGACATGGTCCGAGCAACAGTGAGGAAAATGACCGAGAATGGGCAGTCGGTGGACGTTAATGTTGTGCTGGATAAGCTGATGAACAATGGAGAACAGCCTCAAAGTGGTGGATTTGGCCGGTAA
- the LOC137709920 gene encoding galactinol--sucrose galactosyltransferase-like gives MAPSLTKNALDLMGLAVDDTTSQLPITLNGSNLLANGHPILTEVPLSVTATLSPFNKTTPSGCFLGFDADEPKSRHVVHIGKLIGIRFMSIFRFKVWWSTHWTGTTGNDVEHETQMMLLDKNDSGRPYVVILPLLEGPFRASLQPSRANDDYVDMCVESGSIRVSRSSFRSCLYMHVGDDPYSLVNESMKVVRAHLGTFKLLEEKNVPKIVDKLGWCTWDAFYLMVHPRGVWDGVKGLVEGGCPPALVLIDDGWQSICRDEDPVEGQESMTRISAGEQMPGRLISFQENYKFKDYEGASSKGMGGFIKDLKEEFGSVEHVYVWHALCGYWGGIRPGTNSPVMPEECRVINPKLSPGLERAMEDMAVDKIVRNGVGLVLPEVAHKLYEGMHSYLQSAGIDGVKVDVIHLLEMLCEDFGGRVELAKAYYKALTASMRKHFNGNGVIASMQHCNDFMYLGTEAIALGRVGDDFWSETTAEADGTYWLQGCHTVHCAYNSLWMGNIIQPDWDMFQSTHPCAEFHAASRAISGGPIYISDSVGKHNFKLLKSLVLPDGSVLRCQHYALPARDCLFEDPLHDGKTMLKIWNLNKCTGVLGAFNCQGGGWCSKSRRNKIAPDCSKSVTCFASPKDVEWNQGKNPISVQGVTIFAVYTFQQNKLKFLKPSEKVEIPLEPFSFELLTVSPVRVLRKKLIQFAPIGLVNMLNTGGAIDSVEAEEHEGNPSLVRIGVKGCGEMRMFASERPTACEIDGDGVKFDYFDKMVRVQVPWLTSSRSVLVDYLF, from the exons ATGGCTCCAAGCCTAACAAAGAATGCCCTAGACCTAATGGGCCTTGCAGTGGATGACACGACGTCACAACTCCCAATAACTCTCAATGGATCCAACCTTCTCGCTAATGGCCACCCAATCCTCACTGAAGTCCCTCTCAGCGTCACAGCAACCCTGTCACCCTTTAACAAGACCACGCCCTCTGGCTGCTTCCTGGGATTCGACGCGGACGAGCCCAAGAGCCGCCACGTGGTCCACATCGGAAAACTCATCGGCATCAGGTTCATGAGCATATTCCGGTTCAAGGTCTGGTGGTCCACCCACTGGACTGGAACCACCGGAAACGACGTGGAGCACGAGACCCAGATGATGCTCTTGGACAAAAACGACTCTGGCCGACCCTACGTTGTGATTCTTCCACTCCTGGAAGGACCCTTCAGAGCCTCTCTCCAACCGAGTCGTGCAAACGACGACTACGTGGACATGTGCGTGGAAAGCGGCTCGATACGTGTCAGCAGGTCGAGCTTCAGAAGCTGCTTGTACATGCACGTCGGCGATGATCCGTATAGTTTGGTCAACGAGTCAATGAAGGTGGTGAGGGCCCACTTGGGGACGTTCAAGCTCCTAGAGGAgaaaaatgtaccaaaaataGTGGACAAGCTTGGGTGGTGTACATGGGATGCATTCTATCTTATGGTGCACCCTAGAGGGGTGTGGGACGGTGTGAAGGGCCTAGTGGAAGGTGGGTGCCCTCCAGCACTCGTCCTCATCGACGACGGATGGCAATCGATATGCCGCGATGAGGATCCGGTGGAGGGGCAAGAAAGCATGACCAGGATATCAGCCGGGGAACAAATGCCAGGCAGGCTGATTAGTTTTCAAGAGAATTATAAATTTAAGGACTATGAGGGTGCGTCTAGCAAGGGCATGGGTGGCTTTATCAAGGATTTGAAGGAGGAGTTTGGGAGTGTGGAGCATGTGTATGTGTGGCATGCGCTTTGTGGATATTGGGGTGGGATTAGGCCCGGGACTAATAGTCCAGTGATGCCTGAAGAGTGCAGGGTGATTAATCCTAAGTTGTCTCCGGGGTTGGAGAGGGCAATGGAGGACATGGCGGTGGACAAAATTGTGAGGAATGGAGTAGGGTTGGTTCTGCCGGAGGTGGCGCACAAGTTGTATGAGGGGATGCACTCTTATCTTCAGTCGGCAGGGATCGATGGTGTTAAGGTTGATGTCATACAC TTGCTTGAGATGTTATGCGAGGACTTTGGGGGTCGGGTTGAGCTGGCGAAAGCCTATTACAAGGCACTGACTGCTTCTATGAGGAAGCATTTCAATGGCAATGGCGTGATTGCTAGCATGCAGCACTGCAATGACTTTATGTACCTCGGAACCGAGGCCATAGCCCTTGGACGTGTTG GAGATGATTTTTGGTCTGAGACGACGGCGGAAGCAGATGGAACATATTGGCTGCAAGGGTGTCACACGGTGCACTGCGCCTACAATAGCCTTTGGATGGGCAACATCATACAGCCAGATTGGGACATGTTTCAGTCTACTCACCCTTGTGCTGAATTCCATGCCGCGTCAAGAGCTATATCGGGAGGACCAATCTACATTAGTGACTCTGTTGGAAAGCACAACTTCAAGCTTCTTAAGAGCCTGGTGCTGCCTGATGGGTCCGTACTGCGATGCCAACACTATGCCCTTCCTGCTAGGGATTGCCTATTTGAAGACCCTTTGCATGATGGCAAAACAATGCTCAAAATATGGAACCTCAACAAA TGTACTGGAGTTTTGGGTGCTTTTAATTGTCAAGGCGGAGGATGGTGCTCGAAATCCAGGCGGAACAAAATCGCCCCCGACTGCTCAAAGTCTGTGACCTGTTTTGCTAGTCCAAAAGACGTGGAATGGAATCAAGGGAAGAACCCCATTTCAGTACAAGGAGTGACCATATTTGCTGTGTACACGTTCCAGCAGAACAAGCTGAAGTTCTTGAAGCCATCAGAGAAGGTAGAGATTCCACTTGAGCCTTTTAGTTTTGAGCTCCTCACTGTTTCTCCGGTGAGGGTCTTGCGGAAGAAACTGATCCAATTTGCTCCGATTGGATTGGTCAACATGCTCAACACTGGCGGTGCAATTGATTCAGTAGAAGCTGAGGAGCATGAGGGGAACCCTAGTTTGGTGAGAATTGGAGTGAAGGGTTGTGGAGAAATGAGAATGTTTGCTTCAGAAAGGCCAACTGCTTGTGAGATCGATGGAGATGGAGTGAAGTTTGATTATTTTGATAAGATGGTCAGAGTCCAAGTGCCATGGCTTACTTCTTCAAGATCAGTTCTAGTTGACTACTTGTTTTGA
- the LOC137711093 gene encoding short-chain dehydrogenase TIC 32 B, chloroplastic-like: protein MKETLRYLAGIAGPSGYGSKSTAEQVTRDCSSSVPSQLTAIITGATSGIGAETARVVAKRGVRVVIPARDLSKAAEVKEGIQRESPEAEVIILEIDLSSLASVDRFCSEFLALRLPLNILINNGGMFSQALEYSEDKIEMTFATNYLGHHFLTEKLLEKMVETAAQTGIRGRIINVSSVIHSWVKRDDFSFNQLLNPNNYNGTKAYAQSKLANILHAKELARQLKARNARVTINAIHPGIVKTGIMRAHKGFITDSVFFIASKLLKSTSQGASTTCYVALSPELEGVSGRYFADCNESTCSKLANDESEARKLWKQTRLLIHRRLSQPTA from the exons ATGAAGGAGACACTAAGGTACTTGGCAGGAATTGCAGGGCCAAGTGGTTATGGCTCAAAATCAACTGCTGAGCAAGTCACTCGGGATTGTTCTTCCTCAGTCCCTTCTCAACTCACTGCCATAATCACTG GAGCAACATCAGGGATCGGAGCTGAAACGGCAAGAGTGGTGGCAAAGAGAGGAGTTAGGGTCGTGATTCCGGCCAGAGATTTATCGAAGGCAGCGGAAGTGAAGGAGGGGATTCAAAGGGAGAGTCCAGAGGCTGAGGTTATAATCTTGGAGATTGACCTGAGCTCACTTGCTTCTGTTGATCGATTTTGTTCTGAGTTCTTAGCTCTAAGACTTCCCCTCAACATCCTcat AAACAATGGTGGGATGTTTTCTCAGGCTTTGGAATATTCTGAAGACAAAATTGAGATGACATTTGCTACAAATTACTTGG GACACCATTTTTTGACAGAAAAGCTGCTGGAAAAAATGGTGGAAACAGCAGCTCAGACCGGCATCCGAGGGAGAATAATCAACGTTTCTTCTGTGATCCACAGCTGGGTTAAGAGAGATGACTTCTCCTTCAACCAATTGCTCAACCCTAACAA TTATAATGGTACAAAAGCATATGCTCAATCCAAATTGGCTAACATATTGCATGCCAAGGAACTGGCAAGACAGCTGAAG GCAAGAAATGCAAGAGTAACGATCAATGCCATACATCCGGGAATTGTGAAGACGGGAATTATGCGAGCTCATAAGGGCTTTATCACAG ATTCTGTGTTCTTCATCGCGTCCAAGTTACTAAAATCGACATCTCAGGGTGCTTCAACAACGTGCTATGTTGCTTTAAGCCCGGAGCTGGAAGGAGTGAGTGGGAGATACTTTGCAGACTGCAACGAAAGCACCTGCTCGAAACTAGCAAACGATGAATCTGAAGCTCGTAAGTTGTGGAAGCAGACTCGTCTGCTAATCCATAGACGACTTTCTCAACCAACAGCTTAA